From Micromonospora carbonacea:
GGCCCCAGGCGTCGTAGGTGACGCCGGTGGTGTAGGCGGCGAGGCCCGCGAGGGTGGTGGGCAGGTCCAGCACGCCGGAGTAGCCGTGCAGGACGGTCTCGGCGGGCAGGCTGCCCTTGGCCGGGTACGTGTCGGACAGCGGCAGGCCCAGCACCGAGGTGTACGAGTGCCCGAAGACGTACGAGCCGGCGAGGGTGCCCTCGGTGGCGGGAATGGTGACGGTCTGCCCGAGGCTGCTGCCGAAGACGTTGAACGCCTTCTGCTGGGTCGTGAAGGGCTGGCCGTCACGGTAGGCGACGGTGGTGGTGAGCTTGCCGACGGCGTTGGTGACCCCGACGACGGCGTTGCTGTTGTCGTACACCCAGGCGGCGCGCTGATTCGCCGACGACTGGCTGGCCACGGTGGCAGCGTACTCGCCGGTCTTGCGGTCGAGGGCGTCGAAGGTGAACGACAGGGTCTTGGTGCGGCCGTCGGTGGACTGGACGAGGTTGCCGTTGGCGTCGTAGACCATGCTGCTGTTGCCGGCATCGGGGTCGGACTTCGCCACGACCTGGCCGAGCAGGTTGTAGGTCGAGGTCCACACGTTGTTGTCGGCGTCGGTGAGCGTCGCCTGGTTGCCGCGGCTGTCGTAGGCGTACGTGCTGGTCGTCGCGGTGCCGCCGGCGACGGTGAAGTCGCCGGTGAAGGTGTCCGCCGGGGTGGTCACCGTCGGGCGGGCCTGGTATTCGTGCAGCTCCTTCTCCCGGCCCAGCGGGTCGGTGACGGTGGCCTTGACCACGCCACCCGTGGACGGCACGACCGTGGTGCGGTCTCCGGCGTGGATCGTCGTGGTGGTGGAGACGGTGACGCCGTTCTTCGCCGCCGTGGTGACGATGGCGCGGCCGAGGCCGTCGTAGGTGGTGAAGGTCTGGTGGGGCACCTGCTTGCCGAGGGTCGCCGCCGACACCGGCGTGGTGACGGCGGGCGTGGTCGCGTCGTCCCACCAGCCGTTGTAGGACGCCCTGGTCCAGCCCCGGGTGTCGTAGAACGTGTCGGTGATCATCCGGCCGCCCTGCGGGGTGACCGTCTGCGTCTGCCGGCTGCGCAGCAGGGCGTCGTAGAGGGTGATCGAGGTCTGGTAGCCGTTGGAGTTGTTGAGCTTCTGGCTGGTCACCGCCGTGACGCCGGTCTTGGACACCGTGTAGGTGAACTTCTGGTTGGCGTTGCTGCTGGTCGCCCGGTTGTACAACCAGACGGCGGTGGCGCGGCCCAGGGCGTCGTACTGCTGCCGGGTCACCACGTTGTTGGCGTCGGTGCTGGTGAGCATGCCGCCGCGCTTCGGGTTGATCGTGGCCGACGACGTCTGGAGCAGCGCGTTGGTCGTCGAGGTCCCGGTGACCAGGTTGGCGGCGTTCATGGTGTAGCCGGTGCTGGTCTTGTTGTTCTTGGCGTCGTACTCGTCGACGACGCGGCCGTACGTGTCGTAGGTGGTCTTCCCGCTGGTCTGCCAGACGTAGGCGCCGGCGGTGTGGTCCCTGGCGACCTGGGTGAGGGTGACGTCGCCCTTGGTCGGGGCGGCGGCCTGCGGGAACGTGGTGGCGAAGGTCGGGTCGTCGTAGAAGTTCCGCTCGACCTTGACCACCTGCGCCGGCCGGCTCACCGTCGCCGGGGCGGTCAGCGTGTTGACGCTGCCCGGTTCGGAGACGGGGCTGCCCTGGGTGAACCCGCCGCACGCCACCGACACCGTCTCGGTCTGGCTGACCAGCCCGGCCAGGTTGGCGCCAGCGTTGACCGGGGCGTACGTGTAGCTGGTGCACTGGTCGTACGCGGTGTTGACCGGCACCGTGTAGGTGTAGGTGTGCTTCAGCTCGCCGAAGGTGGCGCTGGCGATGTTGGCGTCGTAGCTGTTGTCGCTGGCCGTGTAGCGCCAGGTCAGCGACGCGCCGCTGGTCACCGCCTGCCGCGCGTACGTCTTGATCGGCGCGACCCACTGTGCGGTCAGGGCCGACAGGCCGGTGCGCGAGCGGGTGGCGGTGGCCCCGGACACCCAGTAGGAGGTGATGGTGGAGGAGTCGACCCGGCCGCCCTCACCGAGATACTGGGTCGTCTCCAGCTCCCTGCCGGCGAGCTCGTCGACGTCCTCGTGGACGCCGCCGGCCGAGTCGGTCAGGTTGACCACGGTGGTGGAGTTGTTCTTGCTCATGCCGCGGTGGTAGGCGACCTCGGACTGGGTGCGGCGGTCGTTGACGCCGTCGCCGCTGAAGGTGCGCACCTTGGCGTACCCGCGGAACTGCCCGTAGGTGCGGTACTTGGCCTTGACGACCTCGTTCTCGTCGTAGCGCCAGGCCGCCCCGCCGAGGTAGCTGTAGCTGGTCGACAGCGCCGGTGCCCCGCCGGTCGGGTCGGTGGAGGTGACCCGGGTGACCGCGTACTTGTGGAACCAGTCCAGCTTCGGGTTCACGAACCCGTCGGGGGTCCAGTAGACCGGGTAGCACGACTTGGTGTTCGTGGCCGGGGCGGTCGTCACCGGCGCGGTGCACGGCACCGGCAGCTCGTAGCTCGGGGAGATCACCGAGCCGGTCTCGGTGGTGATGGTGGCGATGCGCTGCCGGTAGAAGCTCGGCAGCCCGCCGGCCGTGTCGACCCGGTTGGGCAGCTTGATCCCGGTGAACGACACCGACGGCAGGGTGATCGCCGCCGTCGAGCCGCCCGCGCCCGTGTCGTGGCCGGTGCGGACGACCGACGTCAGCCACAGCGTCGGCGACGTGCCGTCGCCGGTGGCCGGCATGGTGTGCGACAGGGCGTACGAGTCGACCGGCTCGTACGCCGACGTGGCCGTGTCGTACTGCTGCGCCTCGATGGACGTCAGGCGGACCGTCGAGAAGAACGACGGGCTCCAGTTGTCGCAGTCGGTGCCGGAGTTGCAGATCAGGTCGAACGGCACGTCCGGCCAGTTCGCCTTGTTCGCCGAGTTCAGCGGCTGGCACGTGCCCGACAGGCAGCGGTCGCCGGTGGTGAACACCACCCGGTTCGGCACGGTGCCGTAGGCGTTGCCGTCGGTGAAGCCGTAGTCGATGCGCGACAGGTTGCTGTCGCGCACGTACGACACGTCGGTGGCGCCCTTGTTGCGGCCGTAGAAGTTCGTGGCCTGCTGGTAGTAGTAGGCCATCGCGTTGCCGTGGACGTCCTTGACGTAGTCGAGGTTCCACCGGTAGGCCATCGTGCACACCGACGAGGAGAACCCGGCCGAGTTGTAGCACGGGTCCCCCGAGTGCGGCGAGTAGACGGGGGTGTGGTCGACCGACTTCGTCTCCGCCTTGCCCGACGTCCAGCCCGGCAGCCGGTTACGGCCGAACTCGTAGACCGTGCCGTCGCGCAGCGTCACCCGCCAGTAGTCGGTGTTGTAGGTGCCGGTGCCGTTGTTCGAGTCGACCACGTGGGTGACCACCTCGCCGTTGTCCGACTCCGGCTTCCACTTGCTGTCGCCCGCGTCCCACACCAGCGACGTCGACGACCCGTTGAGCGACAGGGTCAGGATCGGCCCGTCGTAGCACCGGTCATAGGTCTTGACCGGCGACGCGCTGCCGCCCGGGTCGTCCATGCAGGAGGCGAAGGTCTGCTCCACGTACGACCGGGGCGTCGACCATCCGTCGCCCACCCACGACGACTGGGCGTTGGTCGACGCGGTCTGCCCGTCGACGCTGCCCGAGTCGTAGGACAGCGCCACCGTGGGCACCAGGTCCGACGCCGCCGGCGGCACCGTCACCGGATACGAGTACGTGAACGAGCCGGTGTTCCCGCCGCCGGTCCACGAGCCGGACGGCTTGAGGTCGGTGGCCGCGTAGGTGCCGCCCGCGCCACCCTCCTCGCCGGCCGCGGCCACCGCCGCCAGCACCACGCGCGCGCCGGACGCGGAGGCGGTCATCGGCACCTCGGCCGAGACGGTCCGCGCCGCCGGATCGTTGGTGGACGCCAGCGGCTGCGCCGTGCGGCATTCCGCCGCCTTCGGCGTGGTCAGTGCGCACTCGGGCAGCCGGACCAGCCGCAACCGCGACCCGTAGTTGCCGCCGTACGCCTCGGCGAAGCCCGCGTAGTCCACGCCGACCCGCGCCGCGCCCGACGACCGGTCCGGCGTCACCGACAGCAGCACGCCGTCGACACCGGCGGCTTCGGCGGCCTTGCGGTCGGCGACCGTCACCGCGAGCCGCTTCGGCCCGGCGGGTTGTCCGCTTTTGACCATCACCGGCTGCGCCCACACCGGGGTGCCCGCCGCCCGCGCCTTCGGCGATCCCGCCGACAGCGCCTGCGGCGCACCCAGCTCGACCTGTGCCGACGCGGCGTTGGGCCACACCGTCCTCGACGGCCGGTGGGTCGACTTCGCATCGTCGCGCGGCGTCACGAACCGCGTCGGCAACGGCTTGACGCCCTTCACCGACGGACCCGGCGACGTCGCGGGTGGCTTCGCCGCACCCTCACCCTTCGGCTTCGCGGCGGCCGGAGCGCCCGACCAGAGCCCCGCCACCAGCGCCGCCGAGGCGACCACCGCGACCATCCGTCTCGACCCGGTCAACAGACGTGTGCCCCCGTGCTCGACCATGCCCACTCCACTCCGCAGAAGACAGAAAGCCACGCAGCGTGCCCGAACGAGCACCCGCGTGGCGCGAACAATGTTTCACGTTCCCCCAGGCAGAAGGTCACGGCGAGGTAACGATAGGGGGTGGCGCGCGGATCAAAAGCGCCACAGTGAGTCCGAAAGGGACAACCGAATGTGATGTTCGGCGTTCCCCGGGGCCGCTCGGGCTGATTCACTGTGGCCGCCCACCGGACGCGAAACCGCGTCCGCCGGACACGAACACGGGGGAGAAACCACTCCATGTCCACGAACAGCCCTCCTGTCAGGACAATCAGGTCGAAGGCCCTCGGCTCGGTGGTCGCGCTGAGCCTCGCCGCGGCGGGCACCGCGACCGGCCTGACGCCCGCGCCGGCCGCCGAGGCGGCGTCGTCGGCGCCCGCCGCGAAGCCGGCCACCGGCCCGCTCGGCGTGGACCGCGCCATGACCGAGGCCCGCCGCACCGGCCGACCCGTCGAGGCCACCGCCGCCGGCACCTCCACCTCCACGATGACCGCCCGACCCGACGGCACCGTCGAGCTGACCCAGACCGCCACACCCACCCGCACCCGCATCGACGGACAGTGGCGCACCCTCGACCCGACCCTCCTCCGCCACCCCGACGGCAGCATCACCCCAACCGTCACCACCAACCAGGTCCGACTCTCCCCCGGCGGCACCGGCCCCCTCGCCGAACTCACCAGCGGCGACCGCGCCCTCACCCTCACCGCACCCATGACACTGCCGAAGCCCGTCCTGTCCGGGCCCACCGCCACCTACCCCGACGTGCTACCCGGCGTCGACCTCACCGTCCGCGTCACCGCCGACGGCGGCTTCTCCCACGTCTTCGTCGTCAAGAACCGCCACGCCGCCCGACACCCCAAGCTGACCACCCTCGACCTCACCACGTCGACCAGAGGCGTCACGCTCACCGCCGACGCGGCGGGCAACATCACCGGCCACGACCGCACCGGCCACCCCGTCCTCACCGCACCCGCCCCCACCATGTGGGACTCCACCACCAACCCCACCGCACAGGCCACCGCGTCGAGCGCCACCGCGCCGGGCCGGACCGCGAAGAGCGCCCCCATCGGCGTACGGATCTCCCCCGGCACGCTGCGCCTGTCCCCGGACCGGAAGCTGCTCGACGACCCGGACACCGTCTACCCCGTCTACGTCGACCCCACGTTCAACTGGACCCCCGTCGGGCCCAAGATGTCCGGCTGGGCCACCATCTCCTACCAGCACCAGTCCACCAACTTCTGGAAGGACACCCCCGACCTCATCGGGCGCATGCAGGTCGGCAACTCCGGCAGCCAACGCTCCCAGACCCTGGTCAACTTCCCGATCCCCTACAGCACCCTCGCCGGGGCCGAGATCCACGACGCCATCTTCAAGATCACCAACACCAAGTCGTGGAACTGCACCGCCAAGACCGTCAACATCTACGCCCCCGCGACCACCCTGAGCTCGTCCAACGCCACCTGGAACCACTGGGAGGGCGTCACCAAGGGCAGCGTCGTGGCCTCCAGGAGCTTCGCCTACGGCTACACCGGCTGCGACGCCGACGCCGTCTCCTTCGACGTCACCAACCAGATCGAAGCCGACGTCACCGCAAAGAAGCCCACCCGCACCCTGTGGATGGTCGCCGCCAACGAGGCCAGCGACACCCAGAGCTGGAAGGAGTTCCTCGAAACCAGCCCCACCCTCACCATCCGCTACAACCACAAGCCCAACACCCCGACGGGGATGACCACCTCACCCACCACGTCCTGCGCCGCCGCCAGCCCCACCGTCGTCGGCGACACCTCGGTCTCGCTCTACGCACCGGTCTCCGACACCAACCGCGGCACCCTCGGCGTGACCTTCAAGCTGTGGAAGGCCAGCACCCCCGGGACGCTGCTGGTCAACACCAACCCGAACCTGCTGACGTACTCGTCCGGCAGCACCGCCGTGTACGTCGTGCCCCGCGCGACCCTCGCCGCCGCCGCCGGCGTCACCGGGACCAGCAACGGCGCGCCGACCACCTTCGCCTGGCAGGTCCAGGCCACCGACTTCCGCACCCCCAGCAACTGGTCGGCGACCTGTCGGTTCACCTTCGACGCGACCCGCGCCGGACCGCCGCGGATCACGCCGCCCGCCCAGACCACCGTCGGCGTCCAGGCCAGCTTCACCGTCGCGCCGCCGGAGAGCGGCACGCTGCCCACCGCCTACAACTACCAGCTGAACGCCGCGCCGCCGGTGACCGTCGCCGCCGACGCCGGTGGCAACGCGACGATCCCCGTCCGGCCCACCCGGCTGACGAACACGCTCTCCGTCACCAGCGTCACGGCGGCGGGCCAGAACTTCGGCGAGACGGACACCCTGACCTTCAACGCCGTCCCCCCGGCCACTCCGGCCGCCGACGGCGACCTCACCGGTGACGGCCGGGCCGACCTGCTGAACGTGGGCTCCACCAACAACCTCGCGGCGGGGATCTGGCTGGCGGAGAACAACGGCGCGGCCGGCGTCAACCCGAACATCAGCAACATCGGCGCCCGCGGCAACGGCGTCTCCGGGACGAACTCGCCGTCCGACTTCGACGGCGCCCAGGTCGTCAGCGGTCGCTTCCTCGGCGGCAGCTTCCAGGACGTCCTGGTCTACTACCCGGCCGCCAACCCCTTCCGCGCGGAGCTGATCGCCGGCAACGGCGACGGCTCGGTGCTGCGCCCGGAGCGGGTCGAGAACCAGTTCGGCATCGAGGGTTCGCTGCTCGACGACCCGAACGGCAAACCGCCGATCCAGCTCGCCAACGCCGGCGACAGCCGGCAGGCCGGCTCCGGCTACCCCGACCTGATCGGCACCAGCGGGGACACCGCCAACGGCTACTTCCTCACCTACTATCCCAACTTCGGCATCCCCGGCGGCTACCTCGGCACCCAGCACACCACCGCGTCGACCCCGACGGGGGGCACGGACTGGAACAACTGGCGCATCGCCACCGCCGAGGCGTCGGACGGCACCGCCATGTTCCTGTGGAACCGGACCACCGGCGCGCTGCACCTGTGGACCGGCCTCGCGTTCAGCCAGGACACCGGGCAGCTCACCTACACCGCCCGCACCCTCGCGGCGTCCGGCTGGAACACCGGCGGCAACCTGAGCCTGCGCGCGGGTGACATCAACGGCGACGGCACCGTGGACCTGTGGACCGTGGGCGCCGACGCCGCCACGACCGCCTGGCTGGTGACCGGCCTCCAGGTCGGCGGCGCCACCGTCACGGCGCAGCCGAAGCAGACCCTGATCACCTCGGACCACACCTGGAAGTTCGACGACACCGGCGACGGGGCGGTCACGACCGCGACGGACGTCACCGGCGGCAGCACGCTGACCGCCTCCGGCGGCGACGCCTACTGGCGCAGCGACGACCTGTTCAGCCCGGCCCTCATCATGAACACCGACGAGACCGGTACCGCCGTGAATCCCACGGGCGACGGGGCGCTGACGGTCAACAGCCCGCTGATCGACACCACGAAGTCGTTCAGCATCTCGGTCTGGGCCAAGCCGACCGCGGCGGGCGGGGTCATCGCCAGCGAGGACGGCGCCAACGCGTCGCGCTTCCTGCTGTGGAACAACACGAGCGACAACACGTGGCGCTTCGGCATGGGCAACGCCGACAGCGGCTGGTCGTACACCCAGGTGGTGACCCCGGCCGGGACGGCGCTCGGCGTCTGGACGCACCTGGTGGCGACCTTCAACGCCAAGACCCGGACGATCTCGCTGTACGTCAACGGGGTGCTCAAGGGCAGCGCCCAGTTCACCGCGACGCCGACGTGGCCCAGCGGCGGCAAGTTCGTCGTCGGCCGCTACCTCTACCAGGGCCAGCCCACCGCCTACTACGCCGGGATGATCAGCAACCTCCAGGTGTGGAAGCGGGCGCTCACCCCGACCCAGGTGGGGGCGAGCAACACGGCGCCGGCGGCCGGCGCGCGCACCCCGTTCGGCTCGACCACCTGGACGCCGCCCGGCACCGGGACCACCGAGACGGACATCTACACGGCCGACACCGACGGCAACCTGTGGCGGCACCGCAAGCAGAACGCGCAGCTGGGCACCCCTCGGTTGATGTCGACCGGGTGGCACCAGTTCACCGTCTTCGGCATCGCCGACTGGGACCACGACGGCAACCAGGACATCGTGGTCCGCGACAACACCTCCTGCGAGCTCCAGGTCTTCCTCGGCACGGCCGACGACCTGAGCGCCACGCCGACCTTCCTCGGCAACCAGTGGTGCAACTACCGCCCGTACGGGGTGGCCGACTGGAACCGCGACGGCTTCCAGGACGTGATCACGGCGGGGTCCACCAACGACCTGTGGGTGTATCCCGGCGACCTCGCCGGCGGCACGAGCGCCCGGGTGGACGTCGGCGACGGCTGGTCGACCGACTTCGCCCCGTACGGCATCGCCAACGTCGTCGGCGATGCCACGCCGGACGTCTACGCCCGGGCGGCGAGCACCGGCCTCCTGCGGTTGTACGACTTCCCGGCGGCCAACATCAGCCAGGTCGGCGTGGGCTGGGCCGGCTACACCTCGTTCGGCCTGACCGACTTCAACCGCGACGGCAAGCCCGACGTCGTCGCCCGGGAGAACTCGACGGGGATCCTGTGGCTGTATCCCGGCGCCTCGGCGGGTCTGCTGAGCGCCCGCAGCCAGCTCACCACCGGCTGGTGACGTAGGGCGACCGGCTGGCCCGGCCCACGGGCCGGGCCAGCCGGTGTCGGGTGGAGACGGTCAGACCAGCCCCGCGACGGTCAGACCAGGCCCGCGTCGCGCAGCAGCTTCCACAGGCCCGCGCCGTCCGGCGCGGAGAGCCACTTCTGCCCCACCGGGCCCGACGAGGAGCTGCCCGACGGGGTGGGCAGGCTGCCGGCGAGCACCGACTGGGTGGGCGACAGCCGGCGGATCGCCACGCCGGCCACGTTGTCGGGGTGCCCGGCGGCGAACTCGCGGTAGATCTCCGGGTCGTGCTGGCCGTCGTCGCCGATGAGCAGCCAGCGCACGTCGGGGAACTCCCGGGACAGCCGGGCCAGGGTGGCCCGCTTGTGTTCCCGGCCGCTGCGGAACCACCGGTCGGCCGTCGGCCCCCAGTCGGTGAGCAGCAGCGGCCCGGCCGGGTAGAGGTGCCGGGACAGGAACCGGGTCAGCGTCGGCGCGACGTTCCACGCACCGGTGGAGAGATAGAACACGGGCGCGCCGGGGTGGGCGGTGACGAGGCGCTCGTAGAGCACCGCCATGCCGGGGACGGCGGCGCGGGCGTGCTCGTCGAGGACGAAGGTGTTCCACGCGGCGAGCAGCGGGCGCGGCAGGGCCGTCACCATGACCGTGTCGTCGATGTCGGAGAGGATGCCGAACCGGACGGTCGGGTCGAGGACGCGGATCAGCGCCTCCACCGGCTCGGCGTCGGCGACGCCGAGGCGCACCGACGCCCAGCCGGGGGTCAGGTCGGCCTCGACGACGGTGTCGACGAAGCCGCTGCGGTCGGCCTTCGCCTCGTGCGTCACCCCGCCGGCCTCGATGGTGACCGTCACGTGCTTGGCGGGCAGGGTGGCGAAGCTGCGCCAGCCGCGCACCTTCTCCAGCCGCTGCCGGGACCGGGTGTCGGGGCGGCCGAGCAGCACCCGGCACAGCACCCGCGCCCAGCCGGGGGCGCCGTAACCGGCGTACGCGATGATGTTGGTCTGCCACCCGGTGCGCCGCAGCCGGCGCTCGACCAGGTTGTGCACGGCGTCCTCGAACCGCGCGGCCCGGTGCAGGTTCGGTACGGCCAGTTCGCCGGCGGGTGTCGGTGGCACACGGCAACCCTGCCACACGGCGGCGAGGTCGGCCACGCGAGCCGCCGGCTGCGCCGGTGGCCGCCGCCCGCCCCCGGTCTGCGGCGATCCGGCCCGGCCCGCCCCGGGCGCGTGACACACTCCGGTCGGGGCGACGACGGGGGCGTTGGTCGTGTCGACAGCTGTGCGGGACCGTGGGCGGTGGCGTCCGGCGCTCGACCGGCCGGCGCTGGCGGCGCTGCTGCTCGGGCTGGCCGGGTTCGGCTACCGGCTGGTCCTCACGCTGCTCACCGTGCCCGTGTCGAACAGCGACGAGGCCACGTTCGGCCTGGCCGCGCTGCACATCGCCGCCGGCCGGGAGCACCCCGTGTTCCTGTACGGGCAGCGCTACATGGGCATGGCGGAGGCGTACCTGGCGGCCCCGCTGGTCGCCGTCGCCGGGCCGAGCTGGGCGGTGCTGCGGCTGCCGGTGCTGGCGCTGTGGGCGCTGTTCGTGTTCCTGGCGTACCGGTTGACCCGCCGGATCTGCGCGCCGTGGTTCGCCGTGCTGGTCGTCGGCCTGCTCGCGCTCGGCCCGGAGCGGGTGCTGCGTGACCAGTTGCAGGCGGTCGGCGGGCGGCCCGAGGTGAAGCCGGCGGTGCTGGCGATCCTGCTGGTGGCGGTGGGGCTGGCCGACGGGCGGGTGCGGTCCCGGCCGCTGGCGGCGGGGGCGGCGGGGCTGCTGGCCGGGTTCGCCGTCTGGTCGGACTGGCTGATCGTGCCGTACCTGGCGGCGGCCGTCCTGCTGCTGGCCTGGGTGCTGCGCCGGGAGCTGTTCGGCCGGTGCGGGGCGGCGCTGGCGGCCGGGGTCGTCCTCGGGGCGGCCCCGCTGGTCGTCGACAGCCTGCGCGCGCCGCCGGGGCAGGACTCGCTGTCGGTGGTCCGGCGGATCAGCGGGGAGGCCGGCGCGTCGCCGCCGCTGGCCGAGCGGCTGCACGGCGGGCTGCTGGAGGGGGTGCCGTTGGCCACCGGGCTGTGCCCGGCCGGCGGCTGCGCCCGGTGGCAGCAGTGGTTCGGGCTGTGCTATCCCCTGCTGTTGGCCGCCGCCGCGGTGCTCGCGCTGGTCGCGTACCGGCGGGCCGCCGCCGGGCCGGCCGGCGACCGGGTCGGGCCGGCCGCGCAGCTCGCCCTGGTCGCGGGCGCGGGGTTGACCCTCGCGGCGTACGTGCGCAGCCCGCTGGCCGCCACCGATCCGCTGAACAACGCCCGCTACCTGTCGGTGCTCCAGCTGTCGCTGCCGGTGGCGCTGTGGCCGCTGTGGGTGGCGGCGCGGCACGCCTGGCGGGGCACGACGGGCGCGGCGGGGCGGCTCGCCGGCGCGTCGGCGACGGCGGCGCTGGCCGGGCTGGCCGCCACCGCGCTGGCCGCCACCGGCCTGTTCCTGGCGGGCCTCGGGCCGCTGCGCGTCGAGGAGCGGCAGGCCCGCCAGCTCGCCGACGTCGTGCGCCGGGCGGGGCTGCGCGCGGTGTACGGCGAGTACTGGACGTGCAACCGGCTCGTCTTCCAGACGGCGGAGGAGGTGCGGTGCGGGGTGCTCGACGGGCGGCTGATGCCGGGGCAGAACCGGTACCGGCCGTACTGGCGGCAGGTGGCCCTCGCCGACCGCCCCGGGTACGTGCTGGTGGCCGACGGTCCGGCCGACCGGCGGCTGCGGGAGCTGCTCGGCCCGCGCGGCGGGGCGGCGCTGCTCGCCGAGGTCGGCCGCTATCGCGTGTACCACCCGGAGACGGCCGTGCGGCCGTGGCGCTGAGCGGGGTGCGTACGCTGGCCCGACCGGCGTGCACGACGCCGGGTGCGCGAGGAGTCGTGAGGCGATGCTCATCCTGCTGCCGCCCTCGGAGGGCAAGGCCGACGCCGGGACGGGCCGGCGGCTGGACCTGGCCCGGCTGTCCCTGCCCGAGCTGACCGACGCCCGCGCACGGGTCCTGGCGGCGCTGGTGGGGCTCTGCGCGGGCGTGGACGGGGCGGCGGGCCCGGACGAGGCGGCGGCACTGGCGGCGCTGGGGCTGACCCCGGGG
This genomic window contains:
- a CDS encoding App1 family protein, whose protein sequence is MPPTPAGELAVPNLHRAARFEDAVHNLVERRLRRTGWQTNIIAYAGYGAPGWARVLCRVLLGRPDTRSRQRLEKVRGWRSFATLPAKHVTVTIEAGGVTHEAKADRSGFVDTVVEADLTPGWASVRLGVADAEPVEALIRVLDPTVRFGILSDIDDTVMVTALPRPLLAAWNTFVLDEHARAAVPGMAVLYERLVTAHPGAPVFYLSTGAWNVAPTLTRFLSRHLYPAGPLLLTDWGPTADRWFRSGREHKRATLARLSREFPDVRWLLIGDDGQHDPEIYREFAAGHPDNVAGVAIRRLSPTQSVLAGSLPTPSGSSSSGPVGQKWLSAPDGAGLWKLLRDAGLV
- a CDS encoding LamG-like jellyroll fold domain-containing protein is translated as MSTNSPPVRTIRSKALGSVVALSLAAAGTATGLTPAPAAEAASSAPAAKPATGPLGVDRAMTEARRTGRPVEATAAGTSTSTMTARPDGTVELTQTATPTRTRIDGQWRTLDPTLLRHPDGSITPTVTTNQVRLSPGGTGPLAELTSGDRALTLTAPMTLPKPVLSGPTATYPDVLPGVDLTVRVTADGGFSHVFVVKNRHAARHPKLTTLDLTTSTRGVTLTADAAGNITGHDRTGHPVLTAPAPTMWDSTTNPTAQATASSATAPGRTAKSAPIGVRISPGTLRLSPDRKLLDDPDTVYPVYVDPTFNWTPVGPKMSGWATISYQHQSTNFWKDTPDLIGRMQVGNSGSQRSQTLVNFPIPYSTLAGAEIHDAIFKITNTKSWNCTAKTVNIYAPATTLSSSNATWNHWEGVTKGSVVASRSFAYGYTGCDADAVSFDVTNQIEADVTAKKPTRTLWMVAANEASDTQSWKEFLETSPTLTIRYNHKPNTPTGMTTSPTTSCAAASPTVVGDTSVSLYAPVSDTNRGTLGVTFKLWKASTPGTLLVNTNPNLLTYSSGSTAVYVVPRATLAAAAGVTGTSNGAPTTFAWQVQATDFRTPSNWSATCRFTFDATRAGPPRITPPAQTTVGVQASFTVAPPESGTLPTAYNYQLNAAPPVTVAADAGGNATIPVRPTRLTNTLSVTSVTAAGQNFGETDTLTFNAVPPATPAADGDLTGDGRADLLNVGSTNNLAAGIWLAENNGAAGVNPNISNIGARGNGVSGTNSPSDFDGAQVVSGRFLGGSFQDVLVYYPAANPFRAELIAGNGDGSVLRPERVENQFGIEGSLLDDPNGKPPIQLANAGDSRQAGSGYPDLIGTSGDTANGYFLTYYPNFGIPGGYLGTQHTTASTPTGGTDWNNWRIATAEASDGTAMFLWNRTTGALHLWTGLAFSQDTGQLTYTARTLAASGWNTGGNLSLRAGDINGDGTVDLWTVGADAATTAWLVTGLQVGGATVTAQPKQTLITSDHTWKFDDTGDGAVTTATDVTGGSTLTASGGDAYWRSDDLFSPALIMNTDETGTAVNPTGDGALTVNSPLIDTTKSFSISVWAKPTAAGGVIASEDGANASRFLLWNNTSDNTWRFGMGNADSGWSYTQVVTPAGTALGVWTHLVATFNAKTRTISLYVNGVLKGSAQFTATPTWPSGGKFVVGRYLYQGQPTAYYAGMISNLQVWKRALTPTQVGASNTAPAAGARTPFGSTTWTPPGTGTTETDIYTADTDGNLWRHRKQNAQLGTPRLMSTGWHQFTVFGIADWDHDGNQDIVVRDNTSCELQVFLGTADDLSATPTFLGNQWCNYRPYGVADWNRDGFQDVITAGSTNDLWVYPGDLAGGTSARVDVGDGWSTDFAPYGIANVVGDATPDVYARAASTGLLRLYDFPAANISQVGVGWAGYTSFGLTDFNRDGKPDVVARENSTGILWLYPGASAGLLSARSQLTTGW